A single window of Nicotiana sylvestris chromosome 3, ASM39365v2, whole genome shotgun sequence DNA harbors:
- the LOC104230920 gene encoding uncharacterized protein, with product MAEVFTAFPTAIFNENARIPMLSGDNYTEWKEKVLLTLGCSNLDLALRVDEPPIPTESSTPVAKANYERWERFNRLSLMLIKSHIRQSIRGFIPNSDKVKAYMKFIDEQFVSSDKAFVSTLTKRLSSMTFDRSRDRCRLDTTLW from the coding sequence TATTTACAGCTTTTCCTACCGCTATTTTTAATGAGAATGCTCGAATTCCAATGCTTTCTGGTGACAATTATACTGAATGGAAGGAGAAAGTCCTTCTCACTTTGGGGTGCTCGAATCTAGACCTGGCACTCCGTGTGGATGAACCACCTATTCCTACGGAATCAAGTACGCCAGTTGCTAAGGCTAATTATGAGCGGTGGGAGCGATTTAATCGCTTAAGTTTAATGCTCATAAAATCTCATATAAGACAAAGCATTAGGGGTTTTATCCCTAATAGCGATAAGGTCAAAGCTTACATGAAGTTTATTGATGAACAATTCGTAAGCTCTGACAAGGCATTCGTCAGCACCCTTACGAAGAGGCTCTCAAGTATGACTTTCGACAGAAGTCGTGATCGTtgccgactcgacactacactatggtag
- the LOC138887827 gene encoding uncharacterized protein, whose translation MKAQALADYLAENPVDEEYEPLKTYFPDEECQVHGDLIHSPPSELHTMSVPCPFVTWGMDVIGSIEPSASNGHRFILVAIDYFTKWIEAKTFKSVTKKEVVDFVHSNIICRFGIPKVIITDNGANLNSHLMKEVCQQFKITHRNSTPYCPKANRAVEAANKNIKKILRKMVEGATPYLLVYITEVVIPVEVEIPSFRIVTEAGIDDDEWVKTFLEQLSLIDEKRLAEVCHGQLYQQRIDRAYDKKDPPGEWDVALILS comes from the exons atgaaagcccaggcattggccgactatttggctgagaacccagtggatgaagaatatgagcctttgaagacttacttccccgatgaagag tgccaagtgcatggagatttgattcattctccaccatctgaattgcacacaatgtctgtaCCGTGTCCTTTTGTtacgtggggcatggatgtcattgggtcaattgagccatcagcatcaaatgggcacaggttcattctagtggccatcgactatttcaccaagtggatagaggctaaaacattcaaatCTGTAACTAAGAAAgaggtggttgattttgtgcactcaaatatcatttgtcgatttgggataccaaaggtgatcattacagacaatggggctaatcttaatagtcatctgatgaaagaggtatgtcagcagttcaagattacacatcgcaattccaccccttaCTGCCCCAAGGCAAAcagagcagttgaggcggccaacaagaatataaagaagatacttcggaaaatggtggaag gggcaactccttatttattagtATATATCACTGAAGTAGTAATACCcgtggaagttgaaatcccgtcctttcggattgtcactgaggccggaattgatgatgatgaatgggtcaaaactttCCTGGAGCaattgagcttgattgatgagaaaagattggcggaagtgtgtcatggccagttgtaccaacaaagaattgATAGAGCATAtgacaagaag gaccctcctggagaatgggatgtagctttaatactttcttag